The following are from one region of the Candidatus Poribacteria bacterium genome:
- a CDS encoding alpha-ketoacid dehydrogenase subunit beta, producing MKTITYRDALKEALVEEMERDDAVFLMGEDIAEYGGAYKVTDGLFQDFGKDRIRNTPISEAAIIGTALGAAVTGMRPVAELMYIDFTAVGMDQIVNQVAKIRYMVGGQLDVPLVIRTQGGAGRSSAAQHAQSLEAWFVHIPGLLVVMPSTPYDAKGLLKTAIRDDNPIMFIEHKLLYTEEGEIPDEEYTIPLGVADVKREGDDITILATSRMVLNALIAADTLAEEGISAEIIDPRTLMPLDKESIFDSVRKTNRLLIAHEAVGRAGFGAEIAALVVREAFDYLDAPIERVAAMPVPVPFAPVMENFVIPNAEQIADAARKLVRYEI from the coding sequence ATGAAGACGATTACGTATCGGGACGCGCTCAAGGAAGCACTCGTAGAAGAGATGGAACGCGATGATGCCGTCTTTCTGATGGGTGAAGACATCGCTGAGTACGGCGGTGCTTATAAAGTAACAGACGGACTGTTCCAAGATTTTGGAAAGGACCGCATCCGAAACACGCCGATCTCGGAAGCCGCCATCATTGGTACTGCGCTCGGTGCAGCGGTCACAGGTATGCGTCCCGTCGCAGAGTTGATGTACATCGACTTCACAGCGGTGGGTATGGACCAGATCGTGAACCAGGTCGCGAAGATTCGTTATATGGTCGGCGGGCAGTTGGATGTGCCACTCGTGATTCGGACGCAGGGGGGTGCCGGTCGATCCTCCGCAGCGCAGCATGCACAGAGCCTTGAAGCGTGGTTCGTGCACATCCCCGGTTTGCTCGTTGTGATGCCCTCTACACCTTACGATGCAAAAGGGTTACTGAAAACTGCCATCCGAGACGACAATCCGATTATGTTCATTGAGCATAAACTCCTCTATACAGAAGAGGGAGAAATCCCTGACGAAGAGTATACAATTCCGTTGGGTGTCGCGGACGTGAAACGTGAGGGTGATGATATAACAATTCTCGCGACATCGCGGATGGTCTTGAACGCACTCATCGCCGCAGATACACTTGCTGAGGAAGGGATCTCTGCCGAAATCATCGATCCGAGAACGCTAATGCCGCTCGACAAAGAGAGCATCTTCGACTCTGTTCGGAAAACGAATCGGCTACTCATTGCACACGAGGCAGTCGGTAGGGCTGGTTTCGGTGCGGAGATCGCCGCACTTGTCGTGCGAGAGGCGTTTGACTATCTTGATGCACCGATTGAGCGGGTCGCAGCCATGCCCGTGCCTGTCCCCTTCGCACCGGTGATGGAGAATTTCGTTATCCCGAACGCCGAGCAAATTGCGGATGCCGCAAGGAAACTCGTCCGTTATGAAATCTAA
- a CDS encoding aspartate aminotransferase family protein — protein MHTILERYQKTFAKDREMSDAANHLFPDGVTHDGRYMSPFPVYITRAEGSKKWGLEDREFIDYWAGHGALLLGHNPPEVVEAVTTQMQRGTHYGACHPLELEWGSLVTQLIPSAERVRFVSSGTEATLMAIRLARTYTGKNKVLKFAGHFHGWHDSLILGAYPPFDMSVPGIPQEIKDTTLLCPPNDIDAVETLLKTDEDIACVILEPTGASFGIVPTDGTFLKQLRELTAAHDVLLIFDEVITGFRVAPGGAQAHYNVTPDMTTLAKILAGGLPGGALVGKEEILELISMKSERDGLKMPHPGTFNANPLSAAAGIAMLNIIKTGEPHKQAHRIATQLRTELNSVIDDYGLDWVVYGEFSGIRLLIGHGEKDVRASDFDPHTWDYRKLKGNSDPDMLERLRCGLLLNGVDLASNGGMTMAAHTEEDITKTVAAFAQTLEWLKAENAF, from the coding sequence ATGCACACCATTTTAGAACGCTACCAAAAAACTTTTGCAAAAGATAGAGAGATGTCAGACGCTGCGAACCATCTGTTTCCCGATGGCGTAACGCACGATGGACGGTATATGTCACCCTTTCCGGTTTACATCACCCGTGCCGAAGGCTCAAAAAAGTGGGGGCTTGAGGATAGGGAGTTCATCGATTACTGGGCGGGACACGGGGCACTGCTCCTCGGACACAATCCACCGGAAGTCGTGGAAGCCGTAACAACACAGATGCAACGCGGTACACACTATGGTGCATGTCATCCATTGGAATTAGAATGGGGTTCGCTCGTGACGCAGTTAATTCCTTCAGCGGAACGCGTCCGATTCGTTAGTTCCGGCACGGAAGCAACACTGATGGCAATCCGCCTTGCGCGGACCTATACAGGAAAAAATAAAGTGTTGAAATTCGCTGGACATTTCCACGGTTGGCACGACAGCCTCATCTTAGGCGCATATCCACCTTTCGATATGAGTGTTCCCGGTATCCCACAAGAGATAAAAGATACAACGTTGCTATGTCCACCCAACGACATTGACGCTGTTGAGACACTGCTGAAAACAGACGAAGACATCGCCTGTGTCATCCTCGAACCGACAGGCGCATCCTTCGGCATCGTTCCGACGGACGGGACATTTTTAAAGCAGCTGCGTGAACTGACAGCAGCACACGACGTGTTGTTGATTTTCGATGAAGTAATCACCGGATTCCGGGTCGCACCCGGCGGTGCGCAAGCACATTACAACGTCACACCAGACATGACAACGCTGGCGAAGATTTTGGCGGGTGGACTCCCCGGTGGCGCGCTTGTTGGCAAAGAAGAGATCCTTGAATTGATCTCCATGAAATCAGAACGCGACGGCTTGAAAATGCCACACCCCGGCACCTTCAACGCGAACCCACTCTCTGCCGCCGCGGGGATCGCCATGCTCAACATCATTAAAACAGGCGAACCGCACAAGCAGGCGCATCGGATCGCAACACAACTTCGCACAGAGCTCAACAGCGTTATTGATGACTACGGACTCGACTGGGTGGTTTACGGCGAATTTTCGGGGATTAGACTGCTCATAGGACACGGTGAAAAAGATGTCCGTGCCTCCGATTTCGATCCGCACACGTGGGATTATCGGAAACTGAAAGGTAACAGCGATCCAGATATGCTGGAGCGTCTCCGCTGTGGCCTGTTGCTGAACGGCGTTGATCTCGCCAGTAACGGTGGAATGACGATGGCAGCGCATACGGAGGAAGACATCACGAAAACAGTTGCAGCATTTGCACAGACGCTTGAATGGTTGAAGGCGGAAAACGCGTTTTAA
- a CDS encoding Npt1/Npt2 family nucleotide transporter, which translates to MFPRRLIFAAIAISSAACFVLFGYEFIRSVSTSLFVDAYGAENLPRGMMAIPPSMIVLLYGYGRLLSWQGATRALVVTLLFSAALILWCYTALSRGMHFAAAIIYVFREAYIVIVIEQFWSFVNSVLTTEQAKRINGPFCAVASLGSFLGGTLVSQLATVLGTEALLLFTAGSLVPTAVLGVMAYRFGGEPKPSEEETGGRLGHIGIRTLFRSKYLVFIGVLIISTQVVSTVLDLRFNLLVELERPDKDMRTAFYGSVYGNLGLAAGILQLVVVPLALRFVALRYIHLVIPIVHFVSSLILTLSPSLRTGTAAYVIFKALDYSVFRAGKELFYMPLSYDSRYRAKQVIDSFGYRFSKGGSAGVIELVKLVVKTIPGIAFSITAMVAAMVWTPVVLSLTRAYQRLVNTEEV; encoded by the coding sequence ATGTTTCCACGACGACTTATTTTCGCCGCGATTGCGATCAGTAGTGCCGCCTGTTTTGTGCTATTCGGTTATGAATTTATCCGTTCTGTCTCCACTTCCTTGTTTGTTGATGCTTACGGTGCAGAAAACCTCCCACGCGGTATGATGGCGATCCCGCCGAGTATGATCGTACTGCTCTACGGTTACGGACGTTTACTCTCATGGCAGGGTGCGACGCGTGCTTTGGTAGTGACCTTGCTTTTTTCTGCCGCTTTGATCCTCTGGTGTTATACTGCGCTTTCCCGCGGCATGCATTTCGCTGCGGCGATTATCTATGTGTTCCGTGAAGCGTATATCGTGATTGTCATTGAGCAATTTTGGTCGTTTGTGAACAGTGTGCTGACAACTGAGCAGGCGAAGCGTATTAATGGACCCTTCTGCGCTGTCGCGTCTCTCGGTTCGTTCCTCGGTGGAACCCTTGTGAGTCAATTGGCAACTGTATTAGGCACTGAGGCGTTATTACTGTTCACAGCGGGGTCTCTCGTACCGACAGCGGTTCTCGGTGTAATGGCTTACAGGTTCGGCGGTGAACCCAAACCCAGCGAAGAAGAGACTGGTGGTAGACTCGGACACATTGGTATAAGAACCCTTTTTCGTTCCAAGTATCTGGTCTTTATCGGTGTGTTGATTATAAGCACACAAGTGGTGTCCACTGTGCTGGATCTTCGGTTCAATTTATTGGTGGAACTGGAGAGACCTGATAAGGATATGCGGACAGCATTTTACGGTTCGGTGTATGGAAATCTCGGACTTGCCGCTGGTATTTTGCAATTGGTGGTGGTGCCGCTCGCGCTTAGGTTTGTTGCCCTGCGTTACATTCATCTCGTTATTCCAATAGTTCACTTCGTCAGTAGTCTTATTCTGACACTTTCCCCGTCACTTCGGACAGGAACAGCGGCGTACGTGATTTTTAAAGCCTTAGATTACTCGGTTTTTCGGGCAGGGAAGGAATTGTTCTATATGCCGCTCTCGTACGACTCACGCTATCGCGCGAAGCAAGTTATTGATTCGTTTGGATACCGCTTCTCAAAAGGTGGGAGTGCAGGTGTGATTGAATTGGTAAAATTGGTTGTAAAGACGATTCCGGGTATTGCGTTCTCAATTACGGCGATGGTGGCGGCGATGGTGTGGACACCGGTCGTCTTGAGTTTGACGCGGGCGTATCAGAGGTTAGTAAACACGGAAGAGGTGTAA
- a CDS encoding phytanoyl-CoA dioxygenase family protein, with protein sequence MPITDAMPELNRTLQFFRVENDNPSTLTHAQIEHFNERGFISPLDVFSEAEMAEHRAYFDQLMEKALAAGMNSYSINGWHTTCPGIHDLITEGRILDYVQDLLGEVLICWGTHYFCKMPGDVKQVSWHQDASYWPLSPSKTVTVWLAIDDAEIENGAMTVIPKSHLHGQIAFEPSTAEEKNVLGQTVHGATQYGDAPFPFEMKAGQMSLHSDLLLHGSEPNTSDRRRCGLTMRFVPPEVRASNDWNQRAIVARGSDPSGHWVHNPRPDEDSIPKR encoded by the coding sequence ATGCCGATTACGGATGCAATGCCGGAACTCAATCGAACACTTCAGTTTTTTCGTGTTGAAAACGACAATCCATCGACCTTAACGCATGCCCAAATTGAGCACTTCAACGAGAGAGGTTTTATTTCACCGTTGGATGTCTTTTCCGAAGCGGAGATGGCGGAACACCGCGCCTATTTCGATCAGCTCATGGAAAAGGCACTCGCGGCAGGGATGAATAGCTACTCCATCAACGGATGGCATACCACCTGCCCCGGTATTCACGATCTGATTACCGAAGGCAGAATTCTGGATTATGTGCAAGATCTACTGGGTGAAGTGCTTATCTGTTGGGGAACGCACTATTTCTGCAAGATGCCGGGTGATGTAAAGCAGGTGAGTTGGCATCAGGACGCTTCCTATTGGCCCCTTTCGCCAAGCAAGACTGTCACCGTATGGCTCGCGATTGATGATGCTGAGATTGAGAACGGTGCGATGACCGTCATTCCGAAATCACATTTACACGGGCAAATCGCATTTGAACCGAGCACCGCTGAGGAAAAGAATGTACTGGGTCAGACGGTGCACGGGGCTACACAATACGGGGACGCGCCTTTTCCGTTTGAGATGAAAGCCGGGCAGATGTCTTTGCATTCAGATTTGCTATTGCACGGTTCTGAACCGAACACTTCAGATCGACGGCGTTGCGGGTTGACGATGCGATTTGTACCGCCTGAGGTCCGCGCCTCAAACGATTGGAATCAACGCGCGATTGTCGCCAGAGGCAGCGATCCGAGTGGACATTGGGTCCACAACCCGCGTCCAGACGAGGATAGCATTCCGAAAAGGTAA
- the thrS gene encoding threonine--tRNA ligase, with protein MREPNQPEDYEQRLRHSTAHIMAYAVQKLFPDGERTVKLAIGPPIENEFYYDMEVPRPITPDDFPEIEKHMKAMIKSNVPFEHETWTYDDAREWFGERDQKFKLELIDGISDREVSASDEGVADEGVSIYHNGDFTDLCKGPHVEKTGECRYFKLLRVSGAYWRGDSNREQLQRIYGTAWETKADLQAYLTQREEAAKRDHRKLGRELELFQMHPESPGSAFWLPKGAFIYNLLSEKVRKLYLSEGYQEVRTPLIYDSSLWETSGHWEHYKDDMFLVESDDGESVSALKPMNCPAHMLIYKSTRHSYRDLPYRLHDQGVLHRNEATGTLTGLSRVRQMCQDDAHNFVTEDQIADEYERILGLFQRIYGTFDLPFRCDLSTRNPEKFMGDVEVWDRAETILKDVLKNNQVEHTIDPGEAAFYGPKLDFQVRDSLNRDVQCATVQLDFQLPERFDLVYVAPDGSEKRPVVIHRAICGSFERFIAMLIEHYAGAFPTWLSPVQCVVMTISQRFVAYGKEVEQLLSQKGCRVALDNSDDKIGAKIRQARLQRVPYMLIIGGREEESRTVSVRSRDEGDIGAMALDTFVDKIVQEADLDF; from the coding sequence ATGCGTGAACCCAATCAACCTGAAGATTACGAACAACGCCTACGCCATTCGACCGCGCATATCATGGCGTATGCCGTACAAAAACTATTTCCAGATGGCGAACGTACCGTTAAACTCGCAATCGGACCGCCGATTGAAAACGAGTTCTATTACGATATGGAGGTGCCACGCCCGATTACACCCGACGATTTCCCCGAAATCGAAAAGCACATGAAGGCGATGATTAAATCCAATGTGCCTTTTGAACACGAAACCTGGACCTACGATGATGCCCGTGAATGGTTCGGTGAACGAGACCAAAAATTCAAACTTGAATTAATAGACGGAATCTCTGACCGGGAAGTTAGTGCGAGCGATGAGGGTGTTGCCGACGAAGGTGTCTCTATCTATCACAACGGTGATTTCACAGACTTATGTAAAGGACCACACGTTGAAAAAACAGGCGAATGCCGATATTTCAAACTGCTCCGCGTTTCAGGAGCCTATTGGCGCGGTGATAGCAATCGCGAGCAGTTGCAACGAATTTACGGCACCGCATGGGAGACTAAAGCCGACCTTCAGGCATACTTAACACAACGCGAAGAAGCCGCCAAACGCGACCATCGCAAACTCGGACGTGAGTTGGAACTCTTTCAGATGCATCCCGAATCTCCCGGCAGTGCGTTTTGGCTCCCCAAAGGCGCGTTTATCTATAATCTCCTGTCTGAGAAAGTGCGGAAACTCTATCTCAGCGAAGGCTATCAAGAGGTACGGACACCTCTTATCTACGATAGTAGTCTCTGGGAAACTTCTGGGCATTGGGAACACTATAAAGACGACATGTTCCTCGTCGAAAGCGATGATGGTGAATCAGTAAGTGCGCTCAAACCGATGAACTGTCCGGCGCACATGCTCATTTATAAAAGCACACGCCACAGTTACCGAGACCTGCCCTACCGCCTACACGACCAAGGCGTATTGCATCGCAACGAAGCCACAGGTACACTGACTGGCTTATCGCGCGTCCGCCAAATGTGTCAGGATGACGCTCACAACTTTGTCACCGAAGACCAGATTGCGGATGAATACGAGCGCATTCTTGGACTCTTCCAACGCATTTATGGCACTTTCGATTTACCGTTCCGATGTGATTTGAGTACACGAAACCCGGAGAAGTTTATGGGCGATGTGGAGGTCTGGGATCGCGCGGAAACAATTCTTAAGGATGTGTTAAAAAACAATCAGGTTGAGCACACTATTGATCCCGGCGAGGCAGCATTCTACGGTCCCAAACTCGATTTTCAAGTGCGGGATTCACTGAACCGAGATGTGCAGTGTGCTACCGTGCAACTCGATTTCCAACTGCCCGAACGGTTTGATCTCGTTTATGTCGCACCGGACGGGTCTGAAAAGCGTCCCGTGGTTATCCATCGTGCGATTTGTGGAAGTTTTGAACGCTTCATCGCGATGCTGATTGAGCATTATGCCGGAGCCTTTCCGACATGGCTCTCTCCGGTCCAATGTGTTGTGATGACGATCAGCCAACGCTTCGTTGCCTACGGCAAAGAGGTCGAGCAGCTTCTCTCGCAAAAAGGGTGTCGTGTTGCGTTGGATAACAGCGACGACAAGATTGGCGCGAAGATTCGCCAAGCCCGCTTGCAGCGTGTTCCATATATGCTAATTATTGGTGGACGCGAGGAGGAGAGTCGCACCGTCAGCGTTCGCAGTCGAGATGAAGGCGACATCGGTGCAATGGCACTTGACACCTTCGTTGACAAAATCGTTCAGGAAGCCGACTTAGATTTTTAA
- the argJ gene encoding bifunctional glutamate N-acetyltransferase/amino-acid acetyltransferase ArgJ: MKQIDGGITAVSGIRASGIHAGIKAADAKDVALIVTDTPATTAGVFTKNSVTAAPVLVCREHLSDGHAQAVIVNSGNANACTGEVGMANARRMAAATAEQLGIDANLVLVSSTGVIGQQLPMDKIESGIQAAASALSTEGGADAAEAIMTTDTHPKSVAVAVEVDGVPVKIGGIAKGSGMIAPNMATMLSYLTTDVRISAEMLQTALNRVVDDTYNLLTVDTDRSTNDTVLILATGVADNANIVATDGEDYEAFCEGLQFVCTELVKMLARDGEGATKLVEVIVKHAKNRSDAESAARAVAESPLVKTAVFANDANWGRIMMAIGKSGAEFDPYQVDVYLADYRLVENGMDAGYDEDKATALFAQDPVRITIDLRAGDTEITMWTCDYSYDYIRINADYRT; this comes from the coding sequence ATGAAACAGATAGATGGCGGGATCACCGCGGTTTCGGGTATCCGGGCATCAGGTATCCATGCCGGAATTAAAGCAGCCGATGCAAAGGACGTAGCACTCATCGTTACCGATACGCCAGCGACCACCGCTGGAGTCTTCACAAAGAATAGCGTCACCGCTGCGCCAGTTCTTGTATGTCGCGAGCATCTCAGCGATGGACATGCACAAGCCGTTATTGTCAATAGCGGGAATGCCAACGCTTGCACCGGCGAGGTAGGCATGGCAAACGCACGACGGATGGCTGCCGCAACCGCCGAACAACTCGGTATAGATGCGAATCTCGTTCTCGTCTCCTCCACTGGCGTTATCGGACAGCAATTGCCAATGGACAAAATCGAAAGCGGGATCCAAGCCGCCGCGAGTGCTCTCAGCACCGAAGGTGGTGCCGATGCCGCGGAAGCGATTATGACGACCGATACGCATCCGAAATCTGTCGCCGTAGCGGTGGAGGTTGACGGTGTACCTGTGAAAATCGGTGGGATCGCCAAAGGGTCCGGTATGATCGCCCCCAATATGGCGACGATGCTCTCCTATCTGACCACGGATGTCCGAATCAGTGCCGAAATGCTCCAAACTGCCTTAAACCGCGTCGTAGATGATACCTACAATCTCTTGACGGTTGACACCGACCGCAGCACGAATGATACTGTGCTGATTCTCGCGACCGGTGTTGCTGATAACGCCAATATCGTTGCAACGGATGGAGAAGATTACGAAGCGTTTTGTGAGGGACTCCAGTTTGTCTGCACCGAGTTGGTAAAGATGCTCGCCCGTGATGGCGAAGGTGCAACGAAACTCGTTGAGGTGATCGTCAAACACGCCAAAAATCGGAGCGATGCTGAAAGCGCGGCGCGTGCAGTTGCGGAGTCGCCACTCGTTAAAACTGCCGTTTTTGCCAACGATGCCAATTGGGGGCGAATCATGATGGCGATTGGAAAATCGGGAGCGGAATTTGACCCGTATCAGGTGGATGTCTATCTTGCCGATTATCGACTCGTCGAAAACGGAATGGACGCTGGTTACGATGAAGACAAAGCCACCGCGCTGTTCGCCCAGGATCCAGTGCGGATCACGATTGATCTTCGCGCTGGGGACACTGAGATAACGATGTGGACCTGCGATTATTCCTACGATTATATTCGGATTAATGCGGATTACCGCACTTAG
- the nifS gene encoding cysteine desulfurase NifS produces the protein MERIYLDYNATTPLHPEVRDAMMPYLTEAFGNGSSIHAYGREARTAIDTAREQVAELIGAKSPSEIVFTGSGTEADNHAIKGLTELQKSRGAGNHIITSSVEHHAVLHTCQYLEQCGFEVTYLPVDRYGRIDIEQLREAIRDTTVLISIMHVNNENGTVQPLEKICEIAQEHEIPLHTDAVQSVGKLEMNVQALGVNLLAFSGHKIYAPKGIGVLYIRRGTRLANLVHGGSHERNRRAGSENVPAIVGLGAAADLAKQEQRTYAQHLDSLTQQLREGLDTHIDRLHYNGHPDHCAPGTLNVSFENVEGESLILRLDMEGICVSTGSACTSGSMEPSHVLAALGLPPRLAQGTVRFSLGRNTTEAEIDAVIAKLPKVIQQMRTLYRG, from the coding sequence ATGGAACGGATTTATTTAGATTACAACGCCACAACACCACTCCATCCGGAAGTCCGGGACGCGATGATGCCCTATCTTACCGAGGCATTCGGCAACGGCTCCAGTATCCACGCTTATGGGCGGGAGGCACGCACTGCGATTGACACCGCACGCGAACAGGTCGCGGAACTTATCGGTGCCAAAAGTCCGAGTGAGATTGTTTTCACTGGGAGCGGTACCGAAGCAGATAACCACGCCATCAAAGGGTTGACCGAGTTGCAAAAGAGCCGCGGCGCAGGCAACCATATTATCACCTCCTCTGTAGAACATCACGCTGTCTTGCATACCTGTCAATATTTGGAACAGTGCGGTTTTGAGGTAACTTATCTTCCCGTAGATAGGTATGGACGAATTGATATTGAGCAGCTCCGCGAGGCGATCCGCGACACGACGGTGCTGATCTCCATCATGCACGTCAACAACGAGAATGGTACTGTCCAGCCGCTTGAAAAGATATGTGAAATCGCTCAGGAACACGAGATCCCTCTCCACACCGATGCCGTGCAATCGGTTGGAAAGTTGGAGATGAACGTCCAAGCACTCGGCGTGAATCTCTTGGCGTTTTCTGGGCACAAGATTTACGCGCCCAAGGGTATTGGTGTCCTCTATATCCGCCGCGGCACTCGGTTGGCGAACCTCGTCCACGGGGGTTCGCATGAACGCAACCGACGTGCCGGATCCGAAAACGTCCCTGCTATCGTAGGGCTTGGTGCTGCTGCTGATCTTGCGAAACAGGAGCAGCGTACCTACGCACAGCATCTTGACTCATTAACCCAGCAATTGCGCGAAGGATTGGATACACACATTGATCGGTTACACTACAATGGACACCCCGACCACTGTGCACCCGGCACGCTTAACGTCTCCTTTGAAAATGTGGAGGGCGAAAGCCTCATCTTACGCTTGGATATGGAAGGCATCTGTGTCTCAACGGGTTCGGCGTGTACTTCCGGCTCTATGGAGCCGTCGCATGTCCTCGCCGCACTCGGTTTACCGCCACGTTTAGCACAAGGCACCGTCCGTTTTTCGCTCGGTAGAAACACAACCGAAGCCGAGATTGACGCGGTTATTGCCAAACTACCAAAAGTCATCCAGCAGATGCGTACACTATATAGAGGATAG
- a CDS encoding RNA-guided endonuclease TnpB family protein has product MKKKRKRKQHRRVYKYQIREHPQSMRLGNMLDDLCDVHNHFLKLENRYYRIYGKYAGRYRLQPHLTHLLQRTHQHWAWIPRDTLDAVIIRLHLAWESFFDIPGCGRPKFKRKGRYRSAKFQTAYLLEEGRVRISFKEWDESTQTFKFNKRWFSFHQHREWQGKVCYIQILRDAAGTYYLYIVTDDNSREILPATGESVGADFGIDTYLTLNTGEKIQHPQPLKQSLNELRKRNKALSRKVKGSNNWWRAVGELARLYRHIANQRKDWHYKLATDLCRRFDFIATETLNLEGMKRLWGRKVSDLSFGQFVDILKFKCFKHNREFRQVGQWTPTTKPCSDCGYHNKNLSLSDRQWTCPECGSYHDRDINAAINILRAARGPVVETV; this is encoded by the coding sequence ATGAAAAAGAAACGAAAAAGAAAACAGCACCGCAGAGTGTATAAATATCAGATACGCGAACACCCACAAAGTATGCGTCTTGGCAACATGCTTGACGACTTGTGTGATGTGCATAACCATTTTCTCAAACTTGAGAACCGCTATTACCGTATCTATGGTAAGTATGCGGGGCGTTATCGGTTGCAGCCCCATTTGACACATTTGCTCCAACGCACACACCAACATTGGGCATGGATACCGCGCGACACCCTTGACGCTGTGATTATTCGTCTGCACCTTGCTTGGGAAAGTTTTTTTGACATACCAGGTTGTGGTCGTCCAAAGTTTAAGCGTAAAGGTCGTTATCGTTCCGCCAAGTTTCAAACTGCCTATCTTCTTGAAGAAGGTCGTGTGCGTATTTCGTTCAAAGAATGGGACGAATCGACACAAACATTTAAGTTCAATAAACGCTGGTTCTCTTTCCACCAGCACCGTGAATGGCAGGGGAAGGTCTGCTATATCCAAATCCTTCGCGATGCTGCTGGCACTTACTATCTGTATATCGTGACAGATGACAATTCGAGAGAAATCTTGCCTGCTACAGGTGAAAGCGTAGGAGCAGATTTCGGTATAGATACATACTTGACCCTTAACACGGGTGAGAAAATACAACACCCACAACCTTTGAAACAATCCTTGAACGAACTCCGAAAACGCAACAAAGCACTCAGCCGAAAAGTCAAAGGTTCTAACAATTGGTGGCGTGCTGTCGGTGAACTTGCGAGACTGTATCGGCATATTGCTAACCAACGCAAAGACTGGCACTACAAACTTGCGACAGATCTTTGCCGAAGGTTTGACTTTATCGCGACCGAGACGCTGAACCTTGAAGGTATGAAACGGCTTTGGGGACGTAAAGTCTCTGACCTTTCGTTTGGACAGTTTGTTGACATATTGAAGTTCAAGTGTTTCAAACATAATCGCGAGTTCCGTCAAGTCGGGCAGTGGACCCCTACAACAAAACCGTGTTCGGATTGCGGGTATCACAACAAAAATCTTTCTCTTTCAGATAGGCAGTGGACATGTCCGGAATGTGGTTCATACCACGACCGCGACATAAACGCTGCGATAAACATTTTACGGGCTGCTCGTGGTCCCGTTGTGGAGACGGTGTAA
- a CDS encoding penicillin-binding protein activator LpoB, with protein MDKILTVKPIVYSLTICAFLTGIIVFSGCSSSKQVTRVAADTTIDLSGRWNDTDSRMVANKIIGDCLNHPWINDHGINTGGKPVVIVGGIRNKSMEHIPVATFITDIERAFINSGKVRTVSSSSERSEIREERADQGEFAALETVKRMGRELGADYMMTGEINTIEDREGGDQVVFYQTDLTLTNIETNEKIWIGQEKIKKFVGRGKFKM; from the coding sequence ATGGATAAAATTTTGACAGTCAAGCCTATCGTTTATAGCCTTACAATTTGCGCCTTCCTCACCGGAATAATAGTTTTTAGCGGTTGCAGTTCTTCTAAACAAGTTACCCGTGTTGCTGCCGACACCACGATTGATCTGTCTGGACGTTGGAATGACACAGATTCTCGCATGGTTGCTAATAAGATTATTGGCGATTGCTTAAATCACCCGTGGATAAACGATCACGGTATAAATACCGGTGGGAAACCGGTTGTGATTGTAGGCGGCATCCGTAATAAAAGCATGGAACATATCCCTGTCGCTACATTTATAACCGATATTGAGCGCGCCTTCATTAATTCGGGGAAGGTCCGCACTGTATCAAGTTCGAGTGAACGTAGTGAGATTCGCGAAGAACGCGCCGACCAAGGAGAATTCGCTGCACTCGAAACCGTTAAACGGATGGGACGCGAACTCGGTGCCGACTACATGATGACAGGTGAAATCAATACGATTGAGGACCGTGAGGGCGGCGATCAGGTCGTCTTCTATCAAACAGATCTCACGTTGACAAACATTGAGACGAACGAGAAGATTTGGATCGGTCAGGAGAAGATTAAGAAGTTCGTTGGACGAGGCAAGTTTAAAATGTAA